In the Desulfobulbaceae bacterium DB1 genome, GATCTGATCCTGGCGGTTCAGGTGGTGCCCGATCTTGACGCGGCCATGGCCCATATCGTCAGATACGGTTCCCAGCATACGGAGGCCATCGTCACCAACAGTTATGCCAACGGCCAGCGTTTTCTGCGGGAAGTTGACGCCTCGGCGGTGATGATCAACGCTTCCACCCGGTTCAGCGACGGCGGTCAGTTCGGGTTGGGGGCGGAAATCGGTATCAGCACCACCAAGCTGCACGCCTACGGGCCCATGGGGTTGAAAGAGCTGACCACCAAAAAATTCATCGTCTACGGCGAGGGTCAGGTGCGGGCGTAGGATTTTTTGAGAAGGCGGGAGTCAGGAGTAAAAATCTTCTGACTCCTTTGTTTTTCGTAAAAATACAGGAGCCGACGCATGAAAAAGATCGGCCTGTTCGGCGGCACCTTTGATCCTGTCCACAACGGTCATATGGCGGTGGCAAAGGCTGCGCTGGAGCAGCTTGCGCTTGATACCCTTTACTTTATCCCTGCTGCCGAGCCACCCCATAAATCCAGTCGGTTCATCACGTCATTTGCCCATCGGGTGGCCATGCTGCGCCTGGCCCTGCAAGGGGAGCCGCGTTACATTGTCTCGGACATCGAGGGGCTGCGCCGCGGCCCGTCCTATACCATTGACACCCTGGCCCAGTTTCGGCGCAAACTGGGCCGGGAGGCGGATCTTTTTTTCATCATCGGCCTGGACGCCTTTGCCGATATAACGAGCTGGAAATGCTACCGGGAGCTTCTGCAAGGCAGTTCTTTCGTGGTCATCGACAGACCGACCCATGGGCACCATGTTTTGTCCGAGGTTATTGCCGGCAATTTTCCCGATTACCGGGAAACGGGTGCGGGAATCTGGTCAAGGAAGGGGGGCAAAAGCATTCTTGCCCTGTCCATGGAGCCGGTTGCCGTTTCTTCCTCTTTGGTGCGGGAAAGATTACGACAGGGCAGCCCGGTGGAAAAGCTTATTCCACCGGCGGTGGTGCGCTATCTGCGGTCTGAACGGTTATATGGGGAAATGGGACGTTAGGCTTCAATGCCGCTGCTGTCGACATAGGCATAGGCGCTGTGCTTGTGAATCGATTCGAAGCTTTCCACCCCTACCGAGAACCAGTAGATGTCAGGGTGGGCCTGGGCCATTTCCGCTACCTTGCGCACCACATCCTCAACAAACATCGGATTTTTGTACGCCTGTTCGGTAACGAATTTTTCATCGGGTCGCTTGAGGATGGAATAAACTTCGCAGGAGGCCCCGGACTCCACCAAACTGATCAGGTCCTCCACCCAGATGAAGCCTTTTGACTTGACGTTCAGGTTGATTTCCGCCCGCTGATTGTGGGCGCCGAATTCGCTGATTTCCTTGGAGCAGGGGCATAAGGTGGTGCTGGGCACCCAGACGGAAAGAATAAAATCTTCATCCTCGCCGATGCCGCCGGCAAAACGGCAGGTATACTCCATCAAGCCCGATGTTTTTGTCACCGGCGCCTTTTTTTCCAGAAAATAGGGAAATGTCATCTCCAGATGGGCGGAGTTGGCCTGCAACTGGTCCCTGGTTTCCACCAGCAGCTTGGGGAAGATGGTGACGCTCATGTCCTCCTGGTATTTGCGCAGGACATCGAGAAAGGTTGCAACGCAGGTTTCCCGGAAGCGCCGGGGCATGTTGGCCTGCAGGGTGATGCTCGCCACCGTGGACTGCAGGCCGCCTCCTGATTTTTCCCTGATCATGACCGGATAGCGAATGTTTTTGATACCCACTGTTTTCAGCTTCATAAGAGACCCTTTTTACCTTTTTTTGTCCACATCGCCAACAGGTTTCTTTGGCCGCCGTTTGTTCCGGGATTTTCGCCGTCATCAAAGTTTTCAGGTTTGCCGGAACATCTCGAACTTTTTTGCAGCCGGTGGTAAAATATGGTAATTTTTTCGCTACTCTCGGAGCGTTGAATCAATTATTATGGCATGCTGTGACTGAAGAAAAAGTGCGGATTGATAAATGGCTGTGGGCCGCCAGATTTTACAAGACACGTTCCATGGCGGCCAAGGCGGTGAGCGGCGGTCATGTCCATGTCAACGGGGATCGGGTCAAGTCGGCGCGCGGCGTGGGTGTCGGCGATGCGCTGCGGATTGTCCGGGATGAAACGGAGTTTGTCGTCATTGTCCGGGCATTGTCTGATCGTCGTGGACCGGCACCCATTGCCCGCACGCTTTATGAGGAAACCGAAGCGAGCATCGCCGCCCGGCAAAAACAAGGTGAAGACCGACGCCTGATGCGGCTTGCCGGCGATATGCCCCCACCCAAACGGCCGGGCAAGCGGGACAGGCGACTGATCCGGAATTTTACCAGAAAAAGCGATACGGAATAAAGTCCGGACGGCGGAAGAACGGAGAGCTGCTGAATCCTTTCACTTCTGCCTGCCGGCTTTTCCCATCGACTTTTTTTGATTTTAAATAACACAGGGGAGATTGACATGAAAAAAGCGGAAAGGGCGCTTATCAGCCTGACGGATAAGTCTGGAATCGAGGGATTTGCCAAGGAGCTTGAAGCTCTTGGTATTGAAATTCTCTCCACCGGCGGAACAGCCAAAAAATTGCGCGACAGCGGCATCAAGGTCAAGGATGTGTCGGAATTTACCGGCTTTCCCGAGATGCTCGACGGTCGGGTGAAAACCCTGCATCCCAAGGTGCACGGCGGTATTCTGGCGCAGAAGGGCAATCCCGACCATCTCCGCCAGATGAAGGAACATGGCCTTGAGGCGATCGATATCGTTGCCGTCAATCTTTACGCCTTTGACAAGGCCACCGCCGACCCCAATTGCACCCTGGCGCATGCCATTGAAAATATCGATATCGGCGGACCCACCATGCTGCGCTCCTCGGCCAAGAATTTCCAGGATGTCACCGTTATTGTCGATCCCGCCGATTATCCGACGGTCATCGGCGAAATCAAACAGCACGGCAACACCACCCTGAAAACCCGTTTCCTGCTGGCCAGGAAAGTTTTCGCCCTGACCGGCCGGTACGACAGCCTGATTACCGCCTGGCTTGATAAGGTGAATGTTGATTCCGACCCTTCTTTCCGTTGAGGAGACAATTCATGAAAATGGCTGTTCTTCTTTCCGGCAGCGGCCGTACCCTGGATAATTTTCATCAACGAATCCAAAACGGCACCATGCAGGGCAGCATTGCCGTCGTCATCTCAAACGTCAAGGACGCCCTCGGTCTGCAAAAGGCTCGCAACTACGGCTATCCCGCCGTTCATGCCGCTGATAACGCCATCATCAATCGCACTCTTGCCGACTATGATGTGGAGCTTATTCTGCTGGCCGGTTTCCTGAAACTCTATGAACCGCCTGCTCATCTCAGAAGAAATGTGATCAATATCCATCCGTCGCTTATTCCTTCTTTTGCCGGCGCCGGTTTTTACGGCATGAAGGTGCATCGCGCCGTGCATGAGCGCGGAGTGAAGGTGAGCGGCTGTACGGTCCATTTTGCCAATGAGGTGTATGATGAAGGCCCGATCATTGTGCAGAAATGTGTTCAGCTCACGGAAAACGACACCCCGGACGATATAGCGGCAAAGGTGTTTGCCGCCGAGTGCGAGGCGTTTCCGGAAGCGATCAACCTGGTGCATGAAAAGGGTATTGATGTTTTCTGGCGCTAGTCCGGAAAACAGGGAGAATGGAACGTGGCCGAGAAAAGAACTTTGATCATGAGCGCCCAGGATATCGAGCGATCCCTCACCCGCATGGCCTTGCAGATCATGGAGGACAACCGCGGCATCAAACGACTGGCGCTGATCGGCATTCATACCGGCGGCGTCTATCTTGCCGACCGTTTGCGGAAAATAGTCAGGGAGCATGAGGGGTTGGAGCTGCCCGTCGGTTATCTTGACATTACCCTTTACCGTGATGACTGGAGTCTGGTTTCGCAGAATCCCATTGTCAAGACGACCGATATCCCCTTTTCGGTGGAAGAGCATACCCTGATTTTGGTTGATGATGTCCTGTATACCGGACGCACCATCCGTGCGGCGCTTGACGCCATCATGGATCTGGGTCGGCCGCGGGCCATTCAGCTGGCGGTCCTGATCAACCGGCAGTGCGGCCGGGAGCTTCCCATCCAGCCCAATTACTGGGGGCTTGAGGTGCGGGAAAACGTCACCGATCATGTCCATGTCATCCTTCATGAAAAAGAAGGGGAGCAGGATGAGGTCAGACTAACTTTTGACTGATTTTTTGTGAAGGCATGACCAATTCGACGATGGCAGTCAAGCGGATGGCGGAAATAAGCAGTCGTATCGTCCAGAAAAGAGAGGACTACAAACGCTATAATTTCACCAGCGAGCAGAATGATATCCTGAAGACTTTTTTTGACTTGGCCCAGGAATACGGCTCCCTGGAAGATTTTTATCGGATCTCCGTTTCGGTGCTGAAAGAGTTCATGGGGGTCGAGACCAGGCTGTATCTGCGCAATGAGACGAGCCAATCTCTGGAATTGGCGTGCGACAGCTCGGAAGGGGTTTCGGCCGGCCCTGTTGCCGCACCCGCTTATGTCAAACTTGTTGATCATATGTACTCGGCTGATGGTTTTTTTCTCGTGCCGATTGCAAGTCGACAAAGTGATCCGGTTTCGGCCCATGCAAATCACGATATTCTGCTGCTGGGCATGCTCGAAATCGAAACATCGCGGGAACTCAGTGAACAGGAACAGTTTTTCCTCGGTAAATTCGCCAACCGTATCGGCTTTAATCTCTATAACCGGAGGATGGCCATCCAGAATATCAACCATCTGAAGTTCATCAACAACCTGGTGATGGATATCGAGCATAATGTCATTATTCCCAACATGTACTTTAAACATCTTTTTAACCGTGTGCGAAAAAAAATTAAGGATGTCGAGGAACTGGAAGAAAAGATGATGGGAATGAAGCGGGTGCTTGGGGTGGAAGACAGGATCTGTCAGGAGATCATCGGCAAAGTCACGGGCCTTCATCAGGATCTGACTGATTACCATCAGGAAATGCTGAAGCACCACAGCAATTGCAGCCTTTTTCTGGAAAGCCTTTTTCGGCGCGATCATTTCGAAAAGGGCCATCTCGTCCTTCATTCAAAGAAGTGCATGGTGGAGAATGAGATCATTCTTCCCCAGCTTGAGCAGTTTGCCAGAAGACTCGCCGATCGGGGAATTATCGTTGAGCGGCCGGAAGACATGGCGGCGGAGCAGATTCCGCTTCGAGTTGATATCGGGCTGCTGTCCCAGGTATATGCCAATTTTTTTTCCAATGCGGTCAAATACACCGAGGAAATCATCGACCATGAGGGCCGGCCCCGCAAGGCCATCGCCTATGGCCGCACGGTTCTGCCCGATTACTTCGGCCCCGGAAGGCCGGGGGTTAAATTCAATATTTTCAGTACCGGGCCTCATCTTGATAAGGATGACGCGTTTGGCGTTTTCACCGAAGGGTATCGGGGGAAAAACAGCGGGCAGCACAGCGGCACCGGTCATGGACTCACCTTTGTGAAACAGGTGGTGGAGATGCATGGCGGCGAGGTTGGCTACGAGCCGACCCTGGAAGGCAATAACTTCTTTTTCATTCTGCCGCTCGAAGAAATATGAAAGGGAATTTCGTCGGCAAACCGGAACTCCTGGCACCGGCAGGATCGCTTGATGTTTTTGCCACGGCGGTGGAGGAAGGGGCGGATGCGGTTTATATCGGCGCTCCGGCCCTGAATGCCCGCGCCCTGGCCAAACATTTTACCCCGGAAGAGCTGGCTTCCATGATCGATTACGGCCGGAGGTCGGGCGTCAAGGTCTACCTTGCCATGAACAGCCTGGTGAAGGAAGAGGAAATCCCCCAGCTTGTCGAACTGCTCTCCCTGCTCGAACAGCTCGCGCCGGATGCCTTGATTATTCAGGATCTCGGTTTGTATTCCCTGGTCAGAAAATATTTTCCCTCCTTTACCCTTCATGCCAGCACCTTGATGGGTGCCCACAATTCTCTTGCAGTCCGTCAGTTTGCCGACATGGGATTTAAACGGGTGGTTCTGGCCCGGGAAGTAACCCTGGCGGAGACGGAAAAAATTCACGGACAGTGCCCGGTGGATCTGGAGGTGTTCGTGCACGGCGCCCTTTGTTTCAGCTATTCCGGGCTTTGTCTTTTCAGCAGTTATCTGGGCGGCAAAAGCAGTCTGCGGGGCCGATGCGTACAGCCCTGCCGGAGAAAGTATGGGTGGGCCGGGGAAATCAAGGGGCCGCGGGAAGGTTACTTTTTTTCCATGAACGATTTGGAGGGGGTGGGCCTGTTGCCCCGGCTTGTCCGGGCGGGCGTCGTTTCCCTGAAAATTGAAGGACGAATGCGCAGCCAGAGCTATGTGGGATCGGTGGTTCGGGCCTATCGGAAGATGATCGATGCCGGGGACAACGCGGCGGACGTTCTGCCGGAGGTGCAAAACCTGCTGCATCAGGCCATGGGGCGCAAGTCGACCGGCGGATATTTCCTGTCATCCCAGCCGGCTGATGCCGTTACCCCCTACACCTCGGGCAACATCGGCCATTTTCTCGGCCGGGTTGAGGCGGTGCAGGCCGGACGTCTGACCCTCACCCTGCATGAATCGATTGAAACCGGTGACCGGGTGCGCCTGCATCACGAGGATTCAGGTGACCGGGCCTCATTTACGGTCAAGGACGTCCACGCCTCCGCGGGCGGGAAAAAAGGGCGAGGGGAAAAGGACGACAGTGTGACGCTGCTGCTCTCGGGTGCCACGGCCGAACCCGGCGACATGCTCTACAAGGTTGACGTGCGCAGTCGACGGCAGATGGAGGCCAGTAAGGGCCGATTAACCCCGCCTCCGCGTTTTCGGGCTCTCATCGAAAAGATCAAAAAAGGCGACAAGGCAAACAAGGTCCTCAAGTCCCTTGCCCTGGTGTCCTCCTCAACCGCGCCGGCCGCGAAAAAACGGGGCGGCCCGCCGCCTGCCCAGGCGCGATCGGCGGATCTTCCCCTCTGGG is a window encoding:
- a CDS encoding nicotinate (nicotinamide) nucleotide adenylyltransferase produces the protein MKKIGLFGGTFDPVHNGHMAVAKAALEQLALDTLYFIPAAEPPHKSSRFITSFAHRVAMLRLALQGEPRYIVSDIEGLRRGPSYTIDTLAQFRRKLGREADLFFIIGLDAFADITSWKCYRELLQGSSFVVIDRPTHGHHVLSEVIAGNFPDYRETGAGIWSRKGGKSILALSMEPVAVSSSLVRERLRQGSPVEKLIPPAVVRYLRSERLYGEMGR
- a CDS encoding GTP cyclohydrolase — encoded protein: MKLKTVGIKNIRYPVMIREKSGGGLQSTVASITLQANMPRRFRETCVATFLDVLRKYQEDMSVTIFPKLLVETRDQLQANSAHLEMTFPYFLEKKAPVTKTSGLMEYTCRFAGGIGEDEDFILSVWVPSTTLCPCSKEISEFGAHNQRAEINLNVKSKGFIWVEDLISLVESGASCEVYSILKRPDEKFVTEQAYKNPMFVEDVVRKVAEMAQAHPDIYWFSVGVESFESIHKHSAYAYVDSSGIEA
- a CDS encoding RNA-binding protein, with amino-acid sequence MTEEKVRIDKWLWAARFYKTRSMAAKAVSGGHVHVNGDRVKSARGVGVGDALRIVRDETEFVVIVRALSDRRGPAPIARTLYEETEASIAARQKQGEDRRLMRLAGDMPPPKRPGKRDRRLIRNFTRKSDTE
- a CDS encoding IMP cyclohydrolase; amino-acid sequence: MKKAERALISLTDKSGIEGFAKELEALGIEILSTGGTAKKLRDSGIKVKDVSEFTGFPEMLDGRVKTLHPKVHGGILAQKGNPDHLRQMKEHGLEAIDIVAVNLYAFDKATADPNCTLAHAIENIDIGGPTMLRSSAKNFQDVTVIVDPADYPTVIGEIKQHGNTTLKTRFLLARKVFALTGRYDSLITAWLDKVNVDSDPSFR
- a CDS encoding phosphoribosylglycinamide formyltransferase; the encoded protein is MKMAVLLSGSGRTLDNFHQRIQNGTMQGSIAVVISNVKDALGLQKARNYGYPAVHAADNAIINRTLADYDVELILLAGFLKLYEPPAHLRRNVINIHPSLIPSFAGAGFYGMKVHRAVHERGVKVSGCTVHFANEVYDEGPIIVQKCVQLTENDTPDDIAAKVFAAECEAFPEAINLVHEKGIDVFWR
- a CDS encoding bifunctional pyr operon transcriptional regulator/uracil phosphoribosyltransferase produces the protein MSAQDIERSLTRMALQIMEDNRGIKRLALIGIHTGGVYLADRLRKIVREHEGLELPVGYLDITLYRDDWSLVSQNPIVKTTDIPFSVEEHTLILVDDVLYTGRTIRAALDAIMDLGRPRAIQLAVLINRQCGRELPIQPNYWGLEVRENVTDHVHVILHEKEGEQDEVRLTFD